A single window of Actinoallomurus bryophytorum DNA harbors:
- a CDS encoding IclR family transcriptional regulator domain-containing protein, with the protein MAGRGTGPDFVEALARGLDVLSCFDARHPRMTLTEVAAAAGLARPTARRLLLTLRELGYVRTDGNLFTLTPQVLRLGTSYVSALGLWDIARPHLEDLVTRTGESSSMSQLDGSDIVYVARVSVPKIITLRVEIGTRFPALPTSQGKVLLGALDADSLHRVLAEPSRSGLPPFLPRDAARIEEELLAVRARGWALADEELAPGIRSVAAPVRDGNGTVRAAMNVTVHAAETSLDVLVGEHLPRLLRTAGDVSAEWALWQSRPHAEVAVDRSAG; encoded by the coding sequence ATGGCAGGACGCGGCACCGGCCCCGACTTCGTCGAGGCGCTCGCACGCGGACTGGACGTCCTGTCCTGTTTCGACGCGCGGCATCCGCGCATGACACTGACCGAGGTCGCCGCAGCGGCCGGCCTGGCACGCCCGACCGCACGCCGCCTCCTGCTCACGCTACGAGAGCTGGGCTACGTGCGCACCGACGGCAACCTGTTCACCCTCACGCCGCAGGTGCTGCGCCTCGGCACGTCGTACGTGAGCGCGCTCGGGCTGTGGGACATCGCACGGCCGCACCTGGAGGACCTCGTCACCCGGACCGGGGAGTCATCCTCGATGTCCCAGCTCGACGGGTCGGACATCGTCTACGTGGCCCGCGTCTCCGTACCCAAGATAATTACGTTGCGGGTGGAGATCGGCACGCGCTTCCCCGCGCTGCCGACCTCGCAGGGCAAGGTCCTGCTGGGGGCGCTCGACGCCGACTCGCTGCACCGCGTGCTCGCCGAGCCGAGCCGGTCGGGCCTGCCACCCTTCCTGCCCCGCGACGCCGCCCGGATCGAGGAGGAGCTGCTCGCGGTACGGGCGCGCGGGTGGGCCCTGGCGGACGAGGAGCTGGCGCCGGGCATCCGCTCGGTGGCGGCCCCCGTACGCGACGGGAACGGGACGGTGCGCGCCGCGATGAACGTCACGGTCCACGCGGCGGAGACCAGCCTCGACGTGCTGGTCGGCGAGCACCTGCCGCGGCTGCTGCGCACGGCCGGCGACGTCTCGGCGGAGTGGGCGCTCTGGCAGTCACGGCCGCACGCCGAGGTCGCCGTGGACCGGAGCGCCGGGTAG
- a CDS encoding sigma-70 family RNA polymerase sigma factor: MTPEDFLAVEFEGHRHHLNAVAYRMLGSLTEAEDAVQEAWLRLARTDAGDIGNLGGWLTTVVGRVCLDMLRARKRRSEESLETRLPDPVISREDAVDPEQEVLLADSVGLALQVVLESLTPAERLAFVLHDMFGLPFEQIAPIVDRTPAAAKKLASRARLRVRGAAPSPDPDLAGQRRVVDAFVTAARGGDLDALLAILDPDVVLRADGGALTGGMKITRGASTVAGHAAAFRRAVTAVVSHPLLVNGVAGLANTVDGEPISVMSFTVVDGRIAAIDILSDPDRLSRLDLAGLTG, encoded by the coding sequence GTGACGCCCGAGGACTTTCTGGCCGTCGAGTTCGAGGGTCACCGCCACCACCTGAACGCGGTCGCCTACCGCATGCTCGGTTCGCTGACGGAGGCCGAAGACGCCGTTCAGGAGGCGTGGCTGCGGCTGGCCCGCACAGACGCGGGCGATATCGGCAACCTGGGCGGCTGGCTGACCACGGTGGTCGGCCGGGTCTGCCTGGACATGCTGCGCGCACGGAAAAGGCGGAGTGAAGAGTCGCTGGAGACGCGTCTGCCGGATCCGGTGATCAGCCGTGAAGACGCCGTGGACCCGGAGCAGGAGGTGCTCCTGGCCGACTCGGTGGGGCTGGCACTGCAGGTGGTGCTGGAGTCGCTGACTCCGGCGGAACGGCTGGCGTTCGTGCTGCACGACATGTTCGGCCTGCCGTTCGAGCAGATCGCGCCCATCGTGGACCGCACGCCCGCGGCGGCCAAGAAGCTCGCCAGCCGGGCGCGTCTGCGGGTCCGCGGGGCGGCCCCGAGCCCCGACCCCGATCTGGCCGGTCAGCGTCGCGTGGTGGACGCGTTCGTGACCGCCGCACGCGGTGGCGACCTCGACGCGCTGCTCGCCATCCTCGATCCCGACGTGGTGCTGCGCGCCGACGGCGGCGCTCTCACCGGCGGCATGAAGATCACCCGAGGTGCCTCGACCGTGGCCGGACACGCCGCGGCCTTCCGGCGCGCGGTCACCGCGGTGGTCTCGCATCCGCTGCTGGTCAACGGAGTCGCCGGCCTGGCCAACACCGTCGACGGTGAACCGATCTCCGTGATGAGCTTCACCGTCGTCGACGGCAGGATCGCCGCGATCGACATCCTGTCCGACCCCGACCGTCTGTCCCGCCTCGACCTGGCCGGCCTCACCGGCTGA
- a CDS encoding carboxymuconolactone decarboxylase family protein, protein MEARMKHPALVLPDAMPALMSLSKSTEQAGLPKATADLVALRASQINGCSVCVDMHAKDLRKEGESDDRLFAVAAWRESSYFTDAERAALALTEAATRLADKADAVPDEVWDDAVGHYSESALAALLMTIATINLWNRLNAATRQIAGAAR, encoded by the coding sequence GTGGAAGCACGCATGAAGCATCCGGCCCTCGTCCTGCCCGACGCGATGCCGGCGCTCATGAGCCTGAGCAAGTCCACCGAGCAGGCGGGGCTGCCGAAGGCCACCGCGGACCTGGTGGCGCTGCGGGCGAGCCAGATCAACGGGTGCAGCGTCTGCGTCGACATGCACGCCAAGGACCTGCGCAAGGAGGGCGAGAGCGACGACCGGCTGTTCGCGGTGGCCGCCTGGCGGGAGTCGTCGTACTTCACCGACGCCGAACGCGCGGCTCTCGCGCTGACCGAGGCGGCCACCCGCCTGGCCGACAAGGCCGACGCGGTGCCGGACGAGGTCTGGGACGATGCCGTCGGCCACTACTCCGAGTCCGCGCTCGCCGCTCTGCTGATGACGATCGCCACCATCAACCTGTGGAACCGGCTGAACGCCGCCACCCGGCAGATCGCGGGCGCGGCCCGCTAG
- a CDS encoding saccharopine dehydrogenase family protein has protein sequence MMSFRTLTIRSLARREWTPQNIESGGTMDAVVVYGATGHTGRFVVAELLERGFAPVVSGRDAARLEVLAKEWGQVAVRPATVADPGSLDRALAGAAAVVNCAGPFAVTGGPVVEAALRAGIPYVDVAAEIEANASMFADYAEAARRTGTPVVPAMAFYGGLGDLLVTAAMGEWTAADVAHIAYGLSSWHPTAGTRAAGQVSHQRRSGRRVRFTGGALEYHDDQASEQDWLFPEPLGRRAVIAEFTMADVVTVPSHLAVPEVRTYMAVEAARDLAREDTPAPEAVDASGRSDQIFVVDVVVRAGGVERRATARGQDIYAVTAPLVVEAVRRILAGHTRTVGVASAGAMFDAADFLRALTPHLSVELPH, from the coding sequence ATGATGTCGTTCCGGACCCTCACGATCCGGTCCCTCGCCCGGCGAGAGTGGACTCCTCAGAACATCGAGAGCGGGGGAACCATGGATGCGGTGGTGGTCTACGGAGCGACGGGGCACACCGGACGCTTCGTCGTCGCCGAACTGCTCGAGCGCGGCTTCGCCCCTGTCGTCTCCGGCCGTGACGCGGCCCGGTTGGAGGTGCTGGCGAAGGAGTGGGGCCAGGTGGCGGTGCGGCCGGCCACGGTGGCCGACCCGGGCTCCTTGGACCGGGCCCTCGCCGGCGCGGCGGCCGTCGTCAACTGTGCAGGACCGTTCGCGGTGACGGGAGGCCCCGTGGTCGAGGCGGCACTGCGCGCGGGGATCCCGTACGTGGACGTCGCGGCGGAGATCGAGGCGAACGCCTCGATGTTCGCCGACTACGCGGAGGCAGCGCGAAGGACCGGCACGCCCGTGGTGCCGGCGATGGCCTTCTACGGTGGGCTGGGCGACCTGCTGGTGACCGCGGCCATGGGGGAGTGGACCGCCGCGGACGTGGCGCACATCGCGTACGGGTTGAGCAGCTGGCATCCCACGGCGGGCACCCGGGCGGCGGGTCAGGTGTCCCATCAGCGCCGCTCGGGGCGCCGGGTGCGGTTCACCGGCGGCGCGCTGGAGTACCACGACGACCAGGCATCAGAGCAGGACTGGCTCTTTCCGGAGCCGCTGGGCCGGCGAGCGGTGATCGCGGAGTTCACGATGGCCGACGTCGTCACCGTTCCCAGCCACCTGGCCGTGCCCGAAGTCCGCACCTACATGGCCGTCGAGGCCGCGAGGGACCTGGCCAGGGAGGACACGCCGGCGCCGGAGGCGGTCGACGCATCGGGGCGTTCGGACCAGATCTTCGTCGTCGACGTCGTGGTCCGCGCGGGTGGCGTCGAGCGACGTGCCACGGCCCGTGGCCAGGACATCTACGCGGTCACCGCACCACTGGTGGTGGAGGCCGTCCGGCGGATCCTGGCCGGGCACACGCGGACGGTGGGCGTGGCCTCGGCGGGAGCCATGTTCGACGCGGCGGACTTCCTCCGGGCGCTGACTCCGCACCTGTCGGTCGAGCTTCCGCACTGA
- a CDS encoding class I adenylate-forming enzyme family protein, producing MHGTPETIIARGATARDEEAIVLTDGAHVSESGTHTRTATRTAGSGTVPALLTARAAVDPDRVALQLADGDRLTYREWDRRSDAVAWGMRDRGLRNGDPVGLVFEADGWIDYAVAYCGVQKAGGVAVPLGAHLGAATIAELLVRCGVAGTVHGRSGPVPATPGWLAGIGELDRNGGPIDVTVRTGDPAQILHTSGTTGIPKGVAATHANLTYGLDPAPRRRPLAHSRHCLHAFALGSNAAQTMLVNALVAAPTTVIAPGFDAEEFGALVERYRIGSVFVVPSMAIELVNRRIPERHDLSSVLLLGSTAAALPPAVALALTGALPGATLTNSYTSTEAAPAQLTMVFDPDRPGALGRPERPGDVRITDEDGWHVRAGRTGAVWLRSAAPPRGYHDDLAAGTRVFADGWVAMGDLGYQDADGYLHLVDRADDVVKSGALAVSTLRVEAALHEHPAVAETAVVGVPHPVLGQVLAAAVVPAGDVTEADLRAFLADRLGRHELPARIRFTESLPYNAAGKVVKGELRAMLALGARRDGPVPESPTETTLARLWTRLLGGGRVSTADDFFALGGDSMRAAQLATLAGEAFGLSIPSALVFDRPDLAGQAAWIDEARPAAGTGMTPGDDRGENPVGSLQEHLLNWMHELEPPRDVGPMQVAVRIHEEVDAAVLADALDALVRRHDALRTRFGRGPDGWTATVLDELPPELVTRTATGTTAADRRHEAAKLVSAEVARSFDWKQGPLVRAVLVRVDAEDHIAALAVHHLVVDGWSMGILLRELGLLYSALRTGHAPWLPPATQSGEVLDWNRRQWPRTRPLWRAELDGAPPAVERFPGRRPARTYRAASHLFHLDQAAELRAAAERYRTSPFVLVAACWLAVLARHTGETEFVALTPVTGRARPEFETAVGCLAQSLLVRVGVGDDPPLGLLVERLRDGLLTATDRQAYPFAEFGAGVPYPVEIPFSRWPGAPHFPGLISEAFELPHGLVWTWTLPGEDRGVPKLELAELAGGRIEGRLTYNRHAFAAGIVGRLADDLMTAVAHATAQDDPDRSEPTGGSPLTPAGSSR from the coding sequence ATGCACGGTACTCCTGAAACGATCATCGCTCGCGGTGCCACGGCCCGTGACGAGGAGGCGATCGTCTTGACGGACGGTGCTCACGTGTCCGAGTCCGGGACGCACACGCGGACCGCCACGCGTACGGCCGGGTCCGGCACTGTCCCGGCGCTGCTGACGGCACGCGCCGCGGTCGACCCTGACCGGGTGGCGCTTCAGCTCGCCGACGGCGACCGGCTGACGTACCGGGAGTGGGACCGGCGCTCGGACGCCGTGGCCTGGGGCATGCGCGACCGCGGCCTGCGTAACGGCGACCCGGTCGGGCTCGTCTTCGAGGCCGACGGCTGGATCGACTACGCGGTCGCGTACTGCGGGGTGCAGAAGGCGGGCGGCGTCGCCGTCCCGCTCGGCGCCCATCTCGGTGCCGCCACCATCGCGGAGCTGCTCGTACGGTGCGGCGTCGCGGGCACGGTGCACGGCCGGTCCGGTCCCGTGCCGGCCACCCCCGGCTGGCTCGCCGGCATCGGCGAGCTGGACCGGAACGGCGGCCCGATCGACGTGACGGTACGCACGGGCGACCCGGCGCAGATCCTCCACACGTCCGGGACCACCGGGATCCCCAAGGGCGTCGCCGCCACGCACGCGAACCTGACGTACGGACTCGATCCGGCGCCACGGCGCCGGCCGCTGGCGCATTCGCGGCACTGCCTGCACGCGTTCGCCCTCGGCTCCAACGCCGCCCAGACGATGCTGGTCAACGCGCTCGTGGCGGCCCCGACGACGGTGATCGCGCCCGGCTTCGACGCGGAGGAGTTCGGGGCGCTGGTCGAGCGGTACCGGATCGGCAGCGTCTTCGTCGTCCCGTCGATGGCCATCGAGCTGGTCAACCGGAGGATCCCCGAGCGTCATGACCTCTCCAGCGTCCTGCTCCTGGGGTCCACCGCGGCCGCGCTGCCGCCGGCGGTGGCGCTCGCGCTGACCGGCGCGCTGCCCGGCGCCACGCTCACCAACAGCTACACCTCCACCGAGGCCGCTCCCGCCCAGCTGACGATGGTCTTCGACCCGGACCGGCCGGGCGCACTGGGCCGGCCCGAGCGGCCCGGCGACGTCCGGATCACCGACGAGGACGGCTGGCACGTACGGGCCGGCCGTACCGGTGCCGTCTGGCTCCGCTCCGCCGCACCGCCGCGCGGGTACCACGACGACCTGGCGGCCGGGACGCGGGTGTTCGCCGACGGCTGGGTGGCGATGGGCGACCTGGGATACCAGGACGCGGACGGCTACCTGCACCTGGTCGACCGTGCCGATGACGTCGTGAAGTCCGGTGCCCTCGCGGTGTCCACGCTCCGTGTGGAGGCCGCGTTGCACGAACATCCCGCGGTCGCCGAGACGGCGGTGGTCGGCGTCCCCCATCCGGTGCTGGGCCAGGTCCTCGCCGCCGCGGTCGTACCCGCCGGCGACGTGACCGAGGCGGACCTGCGCGCCTTCCTCGCGGACCGGCTGGGCCGGCATGAGCTGCCCGCACGGATCCGGTTCACCGAGTCGCTGCCCTACAACGCCGCCGGAAAGGTGGTCAAGGGAGAGCTGCGCGCGATGCTGGCCCTGGGCGCCCGCCGCGACGGACCGGTGCCGGAGTCGCCGACCGAGACCACGCTGGCGCGGCTGTGGACCCGCCTCCTCGGCGGTGGCCGTGTCAGCACCGCCGACGACTTCTTCGCCCTCGGCGGCGACTCGATGCGCGCGGCGCAGCTCGCCACCCTGGCGGGGGAGGCGTTCGGCCTGAGCATTCCCTCCGCGCTCGTCTTCGACCGCCCCGACTTGGCCGGTCAGGCCGCGTGGATCGACGAGGCGCGGCCCGCGGCCGGCACCGGGATGACGCCGGGCGACGATCGCGGCGAGAACCCTGTCGGCTCCCTTCAGGAACACCTGCTGAACTGGATGCACGAGCTCGAACCGCCACGCGACGTCGGCCCGATGCAGGTGGCCGTGCGCATCCACGAGGAGGTCGACGCGGCCGTTCTGGCCGACGCCCTGGACGCGCTGGTACGCCGGCACGACGCCCTGCGCACGCGATTCGGCCGCGGCCCCGACGGCTGGACCGCCACCGTCCTGGACGAGCTGCCACCCGAGCTCGTCACCCGTACGGCCACCGGCACGACGGCGGCCGACCGTCGCCACGAGGCGGCCAAGCTGGTGTCCGCCGAGGTGGCGCGGTCCTTCGACTGGAAGCAGGGGCCGCTGGTCCGCGCGGTCCTGGTACGCGTCGACGCCGAGGACCACATCGCCGCGCTGGCCGTCCACCACCTCGTGGTGGACGGCTGGTCGATGGGCATCCTCCTGCGCGAGCTCGGGCTGCTCTACTCCGCGCTGCGGACCGGCCACGCGCCATGGCTGCCGCCCGCGACGCAGAGCGGTGAGGTGCTCGACTGGAACCGCCGGCAGTGGCCGCGGACCCGGCCGCTCTGGCGGGCGGAGCTCGACGGCGCACCGCCCGCGGTCGAGCGCTTCCCCGGCCGCCGCCCGGCACGCACCTACCGTGCGGCCTCGCATCTGTTCCACCTCGACCAGGCCGCCGAGCTGCGCGCCGCAGCCGAGCGGTACCGGACGAGCCCGTTCGTGCTGGTCGCCGCCTGCTGGCTCGCGGTGCTGGCGCGGCACACCGGCGAGACCGAGTTCGTCGCCCTGACGCCGGTCACCGGCCGCGCCCGGCCGGAGTTCGAGACCGCCGTCGGCTGCCTGGCCCAGTCGCTGCTCGTACGGGTCGGGGTCGGCGACGACCCGCCGCTGGGCCTGCTGGTCGAGCGGCTGCGCGACGGGCTGCTGACCGCGACCGACCGGCAGGCGTACCCGTTCGCCGAGTTCGGCGCCGGCGTCCCGTACCCGGTGGAGATCCCGTTCAGCCGGTGGCCCGGCGCGCCGCACTTCCCCGGCCTGATCTCCGAGGCGTTCGAGCTGCCGCACGGTCTGGTGTGGACCTGGACGCTGCCCGGC
- a CDS encoding extradiol ring-cleavage dioxygenase gives MAELVAILATTHHPFYYRTSRLPAEEAPPFAAEWIRKVEAYRETLTRARPDVLVMVGSDHFHQLWLDNMPQFLIGKAPFYDANYYNEEREFGLPKLLLKGHEELSGYLLREGIDRGFDLAFSNELRVDHSITCPIFTVRPQNDLPIVPVYTNIFAPPLPRPERFVQLGRTIRELIDAWPSDLRVAVIGTGHLSLELGGPRQFGPHGPDPEFDAKAVEWIANGDLEGCLAEVTLDSLHAPGNATHGFMDFMLMMGIAEGKKADYADNLDLFHTMEAYFTWYPNGVKA, from the coding sequence ATGGCCGAGCTCGTCGCGATTCTGGCTACGACGCACCATCCGTTCTACTACCGGACGAGCCGGTTGCCCGCCGAGGAGGCGCCGCCGTTCGCCGCGGAATGGATCCGCAAGGTCGAGGCCTACCGGGAGACGCTGACGCGCGCACGCCCGGACGTACTGGTGATGGTCGGTTCGGACCACTTTCACCAGCTGTGGCTGGACAACATGCCACAGTTCCTGATCGGCAAGGCGCCCTTCTACGACGCGAACTACTACAACGAGGAACGCGAGTTCGGCCTCCCCAAGCTCCTGCTGAAGGGGCACGAGGAGCTGTCGGGCTACCTCCTGCGCGAGGGCATCGACCGCGGCTTCGACCTGGCGTTCAGCAACGAGCTGCGGGTGGACCACTCCATCACGTGCCCGATCTTCACGGTGCGGCCGCAGAACGACCTGCCGATCGTGCCGGTCTACACCAACATCTTCGCCCCGCCGCTGCCGCGCCCGGAACGCTTCGTGCAGCTCGGCCGCACGATCCGCGAGCTCATCGACGCCTGGCCGAGCGACCTGCGCGTCGCCGTGATCGGCACCGGGCATCTGTCGCTGGAGCTGGGCGGGCCGCGGCAGTTCGGCCCGCACGGGCCCGATCCGGAGTTCGACGCGAAGGCGGTCGAGTGGATCGCCAACGGTGACCTCGAAGGTTGCCTGGCCGAGGTGACCCTCGACAGCCTGCACGCTCCGGGCAACGCCACGCACGGGTTCATGGACTTCATGCTGATGATGGGCATCGCCGAGGGGAAGAAGGCCGACTACGCCGACAACCTCGACCTGTTCCACACCATGGAGGCGTACTTCACCTGGTATCCGAACGGGGTGAAAGCATGA
- a CDS encoding amidohydrolase family protein has translation MNPDQIAAVNDGRPVVFRNATVLTMDEAGLIDGGDVLVVGETIAEVGRDIAAPDGAVEIDAAGGIVMPGMVDTHRHMWQTALRGLGADWTLSQYFVFYYLTWGKIFRPEDVHAGNVLSAIEAVDSGVTTTLDWSHGLQTIEHGEAAADALRASPGRFVLAYGNLLGAPWEWANSPEFRRFAGGFDSSGGKLGLQLAFDVTADPEFPEKAAFEAARELGLRVTTHAGVWGATNDQSIALMWENGFMTPDVTYVHAATLSQDSYQRIAATGGAVSVSTESEQSAGQGYPPTWEIRRHGIPVSLSMDTSVWWSADLFSAMRATLSADRSREHLEAHARGETVVHNQLRAEEVVRWATIGGAKVLGLDSAIGSLTPGKKADIVLIKNDDSPAMYPLLHPYGSVVYQAGRGDVHTVLVNGRVVKHDHRLVGVDLTAAKEAVGRTVEYARSTMGEDAWQESLTPELPTAERVPNPYTYTDYDGGEDRHRAQQD, from the coding sequence ATGAACCCAGACCAGATCGCCGCCGTCAACGACGGCCGGCCGGTCGTCTTCCGCAACGCCACCGTGCTCACGATGGACGAGGCCGGCCTCATCGACGGCGGTGACGTGCTGGTCGTCGGGGAGACCATCGCCGAGGTGGGACGTGACATCGCGGCGCCCGACGGTGCCGTCGAGATCGACGCGGCCGGGGGCATCGTGATGCCCGGCATGGTCGACACGCACCGGCACATGTGGCAGACGGCGCTGCGCGGCCTCGGCGCGGACTGGACGCTGAGCCAGTACTTCGTCTTCTACTACCTGACCTGGGGAAAGATCTTCCGCCCCGAGGACGTCCACGCCGGGAACGTGCTGTCGGCCATCGAGGCGGTCGACTCAGGCGTCACGACCACGCTCGACTGGTCGCACGGGCTGCAGACGATCGAGCACGGTGAGGCCGCCGCCGACGCGCTGCGCGCTTCGCCCGGCCGGTTCGTCCTCGCGTACGGGAACCTGCTCGGCGCCCCCTGGGAGTGGGCGAACAGCCCGGAGTTCCGCCGCTTCGCGGGCGGCTTCGACTCCTCGGGCGGCAAGCTGGGACTGCAGCTGGCCTTCGACGTCACCGCCGATCCGGAGTTCCCGGAGAAGGCGGCGTTCGAGGCCGCGCGCGAGCTGGGCCTGCGGGTCACCACCCACGCCGGTGTCTGGGGCGCCACCAACGACCAGAGCATCGCGCTGATGTGGGAGAACGGCTTCATGACGCCGGACGTCACCTACGTCCACGCGGCCACCCTCAGCCAGGACTCCTACCAGCGCATCGCCGCGACCGGCGGAGCCGTGTCGGTCTCGACCGAGAGCGAGCAGAGCGCCGGTCAGGGCTATCCGCCCACCTGGGAGATCCGCCGGCACGGCATCCCGGTGTCGTTGTCGATGGACACCAGCGTCTGGTGGAGCGCCGATCTGTTCTCGGCGATGCGCGCGACGCTGTCCGCCGACCGCTCGCGTGAGCACCTGGAGGCCCACGCGCGCGGCGAGACCGTCGTCCACAACCAGCTGCGCGCCGAGGAGGTCGTCCGCTGGGCCACGATCGGTGGCGCGAAGGTGCTGGGCCTGGACTCGGCGATCGGCAGCCTCACCCCGGGCAAGAAGGCCGACATCGTCCTCATCAAGAACGACGACTCCCCGGCGATGTACCCCCTGCTCCACCCGTACGGCAGCGTCGTCTACCAGGCCGGCCGCGGCGACGTGCACACGGTGCTCGTGAACGGCCGCGTGGTCAAGCACGACCACCGGCTCGTCGGCGTCGACCTGACCGCGGCCAAGGAGGCCGTCGGCCGGACCGTGGAGTACGCGCGCTCCACCATGGGCGAGGACGCCTGGCAGGAGAGCCTCACCCCCGAGCTCCCCACCGCCGAGCGCGTCCCCAACCCCTACACCTACACCGACTACGACGGCGGCGAGGACCGGCACCGCGCCCAGCAGGACTGA
- a CDS encoding helix-turn-helix domain-containing protein, with protein sequence MHTVALATAGRLLHFELAVAYEIFGTPPREATGGWYDVLLCGPVPVRVGPFVVEPDHGLERLVSADTVIVPAYADIDDPPPPELIEAVRAAHESGARVASLCTGAFALGAAGLLDGRRATTHWAHTAELSARHPRAVVDPDVLYTDNGSVLTAAGKAAAVDLCLHLIHLDHGATIANTVARRLVTPPHRPGGQAQFVATPMQVTGDHVLADLLAWVQQRLDQPLTVPDMARRVNTSPRNLGRQFRAVTGQTPIQWLLTQRVRRAQELLEATDESIEAVALATGMGTATTLRRQFKRIVGVPPDSYRRSFHSAKPA encoded by the coding sequence ATGCACACTGTCGCACTGGCGACCGCCGGTCGCCTGCTGCACTTCGAGCTGGCAGTGGCGTACGAGATCTTCGGCACGCCCCCGCGCGAAGCCACGGGAGGCTGGTACGACGTACTGCTCTGCGGGCCCGTACCGGTGCGGGTCGGCCCGTTCGTGGTCGAGCCCGACCACGGGCTGGAGCGCTTGGTCAGCGCCGACACCGTGATCGTGCCCGCGTATGCTGACATCGACGACCCGCCGCCACCAGAGCTGATCGAAGCCGTACGCGCGGCCCACGAGTCGGGTGCCCGGGTCGCCTCCCTCTGCACCGGGGCGTTCGCGCTCGGCGCCGCGGGCCTGCTGGACGGCCGGCGAGCCACCACACACTGGGCTCACACCGCGGAGCTGAGTGCCCGCCATCCGCGGGCCGTGGTCGACCCGGACGTGCTGTACACGGACAACGGCAGCGTGCTCACCGCCGCGGGGAAGGCCGCCGCCGTCGATCTGTGCCTCCACCTGATCCATCTCGACCACGGCGCCACCATCGCCAACACGGTCGCCCGTCGCCTCGTCACGCCGCCACATCGGCCCGGCGGCCAGGCTCAGTTCGTGGCCACGCCGATGCAGGTCACGGGTGACCACGTGCTTGCCGACCTGCTCGCCTGGGTCCAGCAACGGCTGGACCAGCCGCTGACGGTCCCGGACATGGCCCGGAGGGTGAACACGAGCCCCCGCAATCTCGGACGGCAGTTCCGTGCGGTGACCGGGCAGACCCCGATTCAGTGGCTCCTGACCCAGCGCGTACGCCGCGCCCAGGAGCTGCTGGAGGCCACCGACGAGAGCATCGAGGCGGTCGCCCTCGCCACCGGCATGGGTACCGCCACCACACTTCGGCGCCAGTTCAAACGGATCGTCGGCGTCCCGCCTGACAGCTACCGGCGCTCGTTTCACAGCGCGAAGCCCGCCTGA